Proteins from one Asterias rubens chromosome 21, eAstRub1.3, whole genome shotgun sequence genomic window:
- the LOC117304610 gene encoding uncharacterized protein LOC117304610 — translation MEQVDRGTLEGFRPHQETGNISESDAQQVACQRADCTPATSSATSTNGGGSFAGETAQSKTTTPTRWSSRRAGSRSNKAVDRDDFKKQKKMRIDKFDDFLEWIDGDAALRYHPKDADARKHLSGWAMRNTNNHNKKVLKKSCLGVFVCSRSCRSPSGDIITVRPATSDRARRKQADKKCPRPGCDGKLYHVACTGKNGYPVTHFWRVTDAVVVFQSKGHHDHPRPDVVKTPSVAKMALFEYHKNHKHERPKDICKRMGVHIHKSFSRVDRVARQLREVQSVLSKDDKEFQGHEVKVQHGYSLRSPLTRLWSTHHSKVGGQVENHQARPGLTIPPGGIRHHSLNNGYPDQPQYEQHWTPSGSYIPPQNALQGDYQHGYMTGFTAQLPTGTADYYHNGMYPGYQLSSTGDLVYEPSINLEGYNTAPKTETVFEGSKMTELTVMNEPGRETSESLNSPLKHLPLKANPMMHQVEEVGSHLDNYQLAQTGRVLTTSRPLKRSLPPALHHIDAKQPKHEQPNGMESHHTKQTSSINIDMSSFSDIFDISASLGEEGLAGRPKTPVFHPASPPVNESPQKPAGAALISEAPASSPSNLKGEITAGSPQSTLSVSVASSPSTVHDTTDQDPSTTSPGHKYRQMIHHSPNGPVLTQLSTHSHPNPTNPPEDENGTYIDLLVSMYLNTDPKDSEKPISTLKNEFHVYTERNNQKGMAYRTEQGLHFAAHHPEHFKSPTSSQFDFSWYDMDRRSQHYRNMSTSQGSLLSPLNIAGHFDYPAPYIKDAFCTEPSTEASRVSFMRHSPGSTINRHIY, via the exons ATGGAACAAGTGGATCGAGGCACACTTGAGGGGTTCAGACCTCACCAAGAGACGGGTAACATCAGCGAGTCTGACGCGCAACAGGTCGCCTGCCAGAGAGCCGATTGTACCCCCGCGACATCTTCAGCAACATCCACAAACGGAGGGGGAAGTTTTGCGGGTGAGACGGCACAGAGCAAGACCACTACCCCAACGCGCTGGTCCAGTAGGAGGGCAGGTAGCAGGAGCAACAAAGCTGTAGATAGGGACGACTTCAAAAAGCAGAAGAAAATGCGCATAGATAAG TTTGACGATTTCTTGGAATGGATCGACGGGGATGCTGCCTTGAGGTATCATCCGAAAGATGCTGATGCACGGAAACACCTCAGTGGTTGGGCCATGCGCAACACCAACAACCACAACAAGAAAGTGCTTAAAAAGTCTTGCCTGG GGGTGTTTGTTTGCAGCAGGTCTTGCCGAAGCCCCAGTGGGGACATAATCACCGTTCGACCGGCGACGTCCGACCGTGCACGCCGCAAGCAGGCCGACAAGAAATGCCCCAGGCCTGGATGTGATGGCAAGCTCTACCACGTAGCTTGCACTGGCAAGAACGGGTATCCGGTCACTCACTTTTGGCGCGTAACAG ATGCCGTGGTTGTATTCCAATCAAAAGGCCATCACGATCACCCACGCCCAGACGTAGTGAAGACCCCGTCAGTGGCCAAAATGGCACTCTTCGAGTATCACAAAAACCACAAGCACGAAAGACCAAAGGACATCTGCAAACGAATG GGGGTTCACATCCACAAATCCTTCAGTCGAGTAGATCGCGTTGCGAGGCAGCTCAGAGAGGTGCAGAGCGTCCTGTCCAAGGATGACAAAGAGTTCCAGGGGCACGAGGTGAAGGTTCAACATGGATACTCTCTCAGGAGCCCGCTAACGAGGTTGTGGTCTACCCATCACTCCAAGGTCGGAGGTCAAGTTGAGAACCATCAAGCCAGACCAG GTTTGACCATACCTCCTGGTGGAATACGACACCACTCCCTCAACAACGGGTACCCTGACCAGCCTCAATACGAACAACACTGGACGCCGTCTGGGTCCTACATACCCCCACAAAACGCACTGCAAGGGGACTACCAACATGGCTACATGACTGGCTTCACAGCGCAGTTACCAACCGGGACCGCTGACTACTACCATAACGGCATGTACCCTGGATACCAGCTATCGTCCACAGGTGACCTCGTCTACGAGCCGTCCATCAACTTGGAGGGTTACAACACAGCCCCTAAGACAGAGACTGTCTTTGAGGGAAGCAAGATGACAGAGTTGACGGTCATGAATGAGCCTGGACGGGAGACTAGCGAATCCCTCAACAGCCCACTGAAGCATCTACCACTTAAAGCTAACCCCATGATGCACCAGGTAGAGGAAGTTGGCAGCCATCTTGACAACTATCAGCTAGCACAGACCGGGAGGGTACTGACAACTTCTCGGCCCCTGAAGCGCAGCCTACCTCCTGCCCTACATCACATTGACGCTAAGCAGCCGAAGCATGAGCAACCGAACGGTATGGAGTCTCATCACACTAAACAGACTTCGTCAATCAACATCGACATGTCGTCCTTCTCAGATATCTTCGACATCAGCGCGTCGCTCGGCGAAGAAGGCCTGGCCGGTCGCCCAAAGACCCCCGTGTTTCACCCGGCCTCTCCCCCGGTGAACGAGAGCCCACAGAAGCCGGCCGGTGCCGCGTTGATCAGCGAGGCACCCGCCTCATCCCCCTCAAACCTCAAGGGGGAAATCACTGCTGGGAGCCCGCAGAGCACCCTCTCCGTCTCGGTGGCCAGTTCCCCGTCCACAGTCCACGACACCACCGATCAGGATCCAAGCACAACCAGTCCGGGCCATAAATACCGGCAGATGATCCACCACTCCCCAAACGGCCCCGTCCTCACCCAACTCAGTACCCATTCCCACCCCAACCCAACCAACCCACCTGAGGACGAGAATGGCACCTACATCGACCTACTCGTCTCCATGTATCTTAACACAGACCCAAAAGACAGCGAAAAGCCCATCTCGACACTCAAGAATGAGTTCCACGTGTACACTGAGCGCAACAACCAGAAGGGGATGGCGTACAGGACCGAGCAGGGCTTACATTTTGCCGCCCATCATCCAGAACACTTCAAATCCCCCACCTCCTCTCAGTTTGACTTCAGCTGGTATGACATGGACCGACGTAGCCAGCACTACAGAAACATGTCCACGTCCCAGGGCAGCTTGCTCAGCCCGCTAAACATCGCTGGCCATTTTGATTACCCCGCACCGTATATAAAAGATGCCTTTTGCACTGAACCGTCAACAGAAGCCAGCCGTGTTTCATTTATGCGTCACTCACCAGGAAGCACAATTAACAGGCATATCTACTAA